In Brachypodium distachyon strain Bd21 chromosome 2, Brachypodium_distachyon_v3.0, whole genome shotgun sequence, one genomic interval encodes:
- the LOC100827781 gene encoding uncharacterized protein LOC100827781, whose product MALLPRTARLALLSAPRTYSAAAAAGASPAPPAPYGGVPPPAAGSKAAEFVVSKVDDLMNWARRGSIWPMTFGLACCAVEMMHAGAARYDFDRFGVIFRPSPRQSDCMIVAGTLTNKMAPALRKVYDQMPEPRWVISMGSCANGGGYYHYSYSVVRGCDRIVPVDIYVPGCPPTAEALLYGVLQLQKKINRRKDFLHWWTK is encoded by the exons ATGGCGTTGCTCCCGCGCACGGCGCGCCTGGCCCTCCTCTCCGCGCCGCGGACCTACTCcgctgcggcggccgcaggCGCCTCGCCGGCTCCACCCGCGCCGTACGGGGGCGTGCCTccaccggcggcggggtcgaAGGCGGCGGAATTCGTGGTCTCCAAGGTAGACGATCTCATGAACTGGGCGCGCCGGGGGTCGATCTGGCCGATGACTTTCGGGCTCGCCTGCTGCGCTGTCGAGATGATGCACGCCGGCGCGGCTCGTTACGACTTCGACCGCTTCGGCGTCATCTTCCGCCCATCCCCCCGCCAATCCGACTGCATGATCGTCGCCGGAACGCTCACCAACAAGATGGCGCCCGCCCTCCGCAA GGTTTATGACCAGATGCCTGAGCCCCGATGGGTCATTTCGATGGGTAGCTGTGCCAACGGTGGTGGATACTACCACTACTCCTACTCTGTTGTGCGTGGATGCGACCGTATTGTTCCTGTGGACATCTACGTCCCTGGATGCCCCCCAACTGCCGAAGCCCTACTGTATGGTGTTCTCCAGCTccaaaagaagataaacagGCGCAAGGATTTCCTTCACTGGTGGACCAAGTGA